One genomic region from Plasmodium chabaudi chabaudi strain AS genome assembly, chromosome: 7 encodes:
- a CDS encoding ATP synthase subunit delta, mitochondrial, putative: protein MLNRAQKLFFSTAKNSNLYLTISSSSESIFRNQVIKRASVPGIEGYFTITNNHSPLVTLLRNGVITVEFDEKEKKQFFISDGIFIYKKSNDNSNNNNAEIVGIEIVPLEYLDKNKTVKVLQQMCAINDTTDDKWRKIKTMMGKELCSSIIRNAP, encoded by the exons ATGTTGAACAGGGCCcaaaaacttttttttagtacTGCAAAAAATAGCAATTTGTATTTAACTATATCTTCGTCAAGCGAATCTATATTTAGAAACCAAGTCATCAAGAGGGCTTCAGTCCCCG GAATTGAAGGATATTTCACTATAACAAATAACCACAGTCCTTTAGTTACGTTATTAAGAAATGGAGTAATTACCGTCGAGTTTgatgaaaaggaaaaaaaacaattttttatttctgatgggatatttatatataaaaaaagtaatgacaatagtaacaataataatgctGAAATTGTAGGTATTGAAATTGTTCCATTAGAATACCTAGACAAAAACAAAACCGTTAAAGTCTTACAACAAATGTGCGCAATAAATGACACAACTGATGATAAATggagaaaaattaaaactaTGATGGG gaAGGAGTTATGCTCCTCAATTATTCGAAACGCACCATGA
- a CDS encoding protein farnesyltransferase subunit beta, putative: MDNQNGTYSLRYNKNIYLIKLLYELIICEKNKDNYFPDFEDDKFYNYIDHILKLLFNYIFDVNSDYYTHDGDNTIDINISSSSSEASSDIFLYSEEKEKELSDFFNFNTNNINQKEAYHNENDMKHELDNFEDAKNHINIISKENTINDNINTGIKWDPNLSILETFNLKNYSGENVTKENEQNQHIKSAFSENNDDLSDVLFNYHLNCDRNTKSIKDTKKTQKEILSIYYKSFSTTVIDMLLNNNKIEISDIILFFIFDHVKNIEDISSFFSKGYYTFDKIHSYIQHCKCGNNVHLKKDKSKFPSIDNHLKFDHINEKKDNDINPHNSDICNAQTIKMDENSHTLESQPQNKPLFHTKNLEEKSTVITTEMSDRKPFVNTNHTKDLCDKKSLNCIPLIICENEKINAEVLINDMLNKSEMDIDAKNSDILKLKNIKINENSFTIENYEFQLNKSSVLLNKFIFILNIQLEKERHFKICTDIYFLKNLSLSFLEASKPWIFYWCIHTIYILYNDFEIEQKLCKDTFSTIKKNVFYYLNKIKNKNDGFGGGLNQYTHITTTYAAICVFIYLNDDENDFLGFIDKKKLHSYILQLKCKDGSFRLHKDGEIDMRGTYCAISVCSMCHILTKSIKKNVAKYILSCQNYEGGFTSEKFQESHGGYTYCALATLCILGKIKKVNLNKLMLWLINRQGNLEGAFTGRTNKLVDACYSFWIGSIFFIINEIYILKKLFKQNESKQQSINKNVKTIDNANYAKSDEFKSFEIDDLKENANTLFNMNYLKLYLLLCSQSNKGGMKDKPKEKVDYYHTCYALSGLALVENYLLTHKHYFEDKYNVENINKLNKIHILYNITAQKVYKSYNYFSPDFPLNENKINHKVGKGAYFYLKNLVC, encoded by the coding sequence atGGATAATCAGAATGGCACATACAGTCtaagatataataaaaatatatacctCATAAAGTTGTTATatgaattaattatatgtgAAAAGAACAaagataattattttccagATTTTGAAGatgataaattttataattatatagatcatattttgaagctattatttaattatatatttgatgtAAACAGCGACTATTACACACATGATGGGGATAATACTATtgacataaatatatcctCAAGTTCATCCGAAGCATCGAGTGatatctttttatattctgaagagaaagaaaaagaGCTATCAGACTTTTTCAACTTTAATACaaacaatataaatcaaaaagAAGCTTAtcataatgaaaatgacaTGAAACATGAACTCGATAATTTTGAAGACGcaaaaaatcatataaatataattagtaaagaaaatacaattaatgataatataaatactgGCATCAAATGGGATCCAAATTTAAGCATACTTGAAACATTTAatcttaaaaattatagtgGCGAAAATGTAactaaagaaaatgaacaaaatcAACATATTAAATCAGCTTTCtcagaaaataatgatgatcTATCTGATGTACTTTTcaattatcatttaaattgtgATAGAAACACTAAATCTATAAAggatacaaaaaaaactcAAAAAGAAATTCTGAGTATATATTACAAGTCCTTTTCTACAACAGTTATTGATATGCttttaaacaataataaaattgaaatatcagacataatattattctttatttttgatcatgttaaaaatattgaagaTATAagctcttttttttcaaaggGTTATTACACATTTGATAAGATACACTCCTACATTCAACATTGTAAATGTGGGAATAATgtacatttaaaaaaggataAGAGCAAATTTCCTTCCATCGATAATCATTTAAAGTTTGATCATATCAATGAAAAGAAagataatgatataaatccTCATAATTCTGATATTTGTAATGCacaaacaataaaaatggacGAAAATTCGCATACTCTTGAGAGTCAACCCCAAAATAAACCATTATTTCATACTAAAAATTTAGAAGAGAAATCAACAGTCATTACCACTGAAATGAGTGATCGAAAACCATTTGTCAATACTAACCATACAAAAGATTTATGTGATAAAAAATCTCTTAATTGTATACCCCTTATAATAtgtgaaaatgaaaaaataaacgcAGAAGTATTGATAAATGATATGCTAAACAAATCTGAAATGGATATAGATGCTAAAAATAgtgatattttaaaattaaaaaacattaaGATAAACGAAAATTCATTCACGattgaaaattatgaatttcaattaaataaatcttCTGTTTTGctcaataaatttatttttatattaaatatacaattagaaaaagaaaggcatttcaaaatttgtactgatatatattttttaaaaaatttaagcTTAAGTTTTTTGGAAGCATCCAAGCCATGGATTTTTTATTGGTGCATACatactatttatattttatataacgATTTTGAAATCGAACAAAAGCTATGTAAAGACACATTTAGtaccataaaaaaaaatgttttttattatttaaataaaattaaaaataaaaatgatggtTTTGGTGGAGGACTAAATCAGTATACACATATAACAACTACTTATGCTGCAATATGtgtctttatatatttgaatgATGATGAAAACGATTTTTTAGGttttattgataaaaaaaaattgcattCTTATATTCTTCAGTTGAAATGCAAAGATGGATCTTTCAGATTACACAAAGACGGAGAAATAGATATGAGGGGAACATACTGCGCTATATCAGTATGCTCTATGTGCCATATATTAACTaaaagtattaaaaaaaatgttgcaaaatatattttatcatgcCAAAATTATGAAGGAGGATTTACAAGTGAAAAATTTCAAGAAAGTCATGGTGGATATACATATTGCGCTTTAGCTactttatgcatattaggaaaaattaaaaaggtaaatttaaataaattaatgttATGGTTAATTAATAGACAAGGGAATTTAGAAGGCGCATTTACAGGAAGAACAAATAAGCTAGTTGACGCATGCTATTCATTTTGGATAGGATCTATCttctttataataaatgagatatatatactaaaaaaattattcaagCAAAATGAAAGCAAACAACAATcgattaataaaaatgttaagaCTATTGATAATGCTAATTATGCCAAATCAGACGAATTTAAATCTTTTGAAATTGATGATTTGAAGGAAAACGCAAATACATTATTCAATATGAATTATCTAAAGCTATATCTCCTTCTCTGCTCTCAAAGTAATAAGGGAGGAATGAAAGATAAACCAAAGGAAAAAGTTGATTATTATCACACATGCTATGCTTTAAGTGGGTTAGCGCTAgtagaaaattatttattaacacATAAGCATTATTTTGAAGACAAATACAACGtcgaaaatataaataagttaaacaaaatacacattttatacaatataACTGCTCAAAAGGTTTATAAAAGTTATAACTACTTTTCCCCCGATTTTCCactaaatgaaaataagaTTAATCATAAAGTTGGAAAAGGAGCATATTTCTATTTGAAAAATCTTgtttgttaa